The following are encoded together in the Streptomyces tsukubensis genome:
- a CDS encoding ABC transporter permease — MTGFLLRRFLQAVVVLFLVSVIVFVLLHLLPGGPARAILGPKGTPQQIEHFNHAQGYDRPLPTQYLLYLKRLLTGDLGESYKLNSPVLDLLTQRLPKTLLLTVVSTVIAVAIAIPLGLFQAVRRGKASDYAMTGLAFLLYATPVFFLGLIMIILFAQVLPIFPAEAPQGESIGALLGDVRGLVLPVVTMAFGVIAMFSRYMRSAVLDNLTEEYVRTAMAKGQSHRRIMARHVLRNALIPLATLLGLYLPTLFSGALVVESMFNYPGMGLLFWNAAQGSDFPVLLGVTLVVGIATVVGSLISDILYAVLDPRIRSVA, encoded by the coding sequence GTGACCGGTTTTCTCCTCAGACGCTTCCTCCAGGCAGTCGTCGTACTGTTCCTGGTCTCGGTGATCGTCTTCGTCCTGCTGCATCTGCTGCCCGGCGGACCCGCGCGAGCCATCCTCGGCCCGAAGGGCACGCCCCAGCAGATCGAGCACTTCAACCACGCCCAGGGCTACGACAGGCCGCTGCCGACGCAGTACCTCCTCTACCTCAAGCGGCTGCTCACCGGCGACCTCGGCGAGTCCTACAAACTGAACTCCCCGGTCCTCGACCTGCTCACCCAGCGGCTGCCGAAGACACTGCTGCTGACCGTGGTCTCCACCGTCATCGCCGTCGCCATCGCCATCCCGCTCGGCCTGTTCCAGGCGGTGCGGCGCGGCAAGGCGTCCGACTACGCCATGACGGGACTGGCGTTCCTGCTGTACGCGACGCCCGTGTTCTTCCTCGGCCTCATCATGATCATCCTGTTCGCGCAGGTCCTGCCGATCTTCCCCGCCGAGGCGCCCCAGGGCGAGTCCATCGGGGCGCTGCTCGGGGACGTCCGGGGGCTGGTGCTACCCGTCGTCACCATGGCCTTCGGTGTCATCGCCATGTTCAGCCGGTACATGCGTTCCGCGGTCCTCGACAACCTCACAGAGGAGTACGTGCGCACGGCCATGGCCAAGGGCCAGTCGCACCGCCGCATCATGGCGAGGCACGTGCTGCGCAACGCGCTCATCCCCCTCGCCACCCTCCTCGGGCTCTACCTGCCCACCCTCTTCAGCGGTGCCCTGGTCGTGGAGTCCATGTTCAACTACCCGGGCATGGGCCTGCTGTTCTGGAACGCCGCCCAGGGCTCCGACTTCCCCGTCCTGCTCGGGGTGACCCTCGTCGTCGGCATCGCGACCGTCGTCGGCTCCCTCATCAGTGACATCCTCTACGCCGTCCTCGACCCCCGGATCCGGAGCGTGGCATGA
- a CDS encoding ABC transporter ATP-binding protein, translated as MTEPLLTIDDLHVDIVGRDRTVHALDGVSLSLDPGQALGIVGESGSGKTMTALGVLGLLPAGGSVTGGRVLFDGKDLAKEPAPVLQDVRGNTIGVVFQDPLTSLNPTMTIGAQVAEPLLLHRDITKKEALRRAQDMLGFVGMPRPAERMGNYPHQLSGGMRQRVAIAMALVCEPKLLIADEPTTALDVTTQHQILELIDDLRTRLGMAMILVTHDLGVIAHRVDRVAVMYAGKVAEEAAVEDLFSRPRHRYTEALFAALPERAADGATRLHTINGLPPVLTVRPTGCRFAPRCTFATDECRGEEPQLADDGGSGASHRFACFHPVPDRDASADEVIVPAEAARREQAPGEVLLELEGLRKDFPLAGGAFTRRKGTVSAVGGVSLTVRRGETYGMVGESGCGKTTLGRIVAGLENPTAGTVRFEGRDTAAMSRSERRAHRRDIQLMFQDSTAAMDPRMRVGDLLREPLVIQGVGNREEQEKVIAGLLDSVGLPRGAVHRYPHEFSGGQRQRLGLARALTLSPDLVVADEPVSALDVSVQAQILNLMRELQRDRGLTYLFISHDLAVVRYLADTVGVMYLGKLVEQGPAEEVYANPLHPYTRGLLDTVSVPDPGASVAQDRAPLAGETPSAAEPPSGCRFRTRCPIAQDICATTEPVASTPAGPDHQVACHFPLTVAGTAKETATAV; from the coding sequence ATGACCGAGCCTCTGCTCACCATCGACGACCTGCACGTCGACATCGTCGGCAGGGACCGCACCGTCCACGCCCTCGACGGCGTCAGCCTCAGCCTCGACCCGGGCCAGGCGCTCGGCATCGTCGGTGAATCCGGCTCGGGCAAGACCATGACCGCCCTCGGCGTCCTCGGTCTGCTGCCCGCGGGCGGCAGCGTCACGGGCGGCCGGGTGCTCTTCGACGGCAAGGACCTCGCCAAGGAGCCCGCGCCTGTCCTCCAGGACGTACGGGGCAACACCATCGGTGTCGTCTTCCAGGACCCGCTCACCTCGCTCAACCCGACCATGACGATCGGCGCGCAGGTGGCGGAGCCGCTGCTGCTGCACAGGGACATCACCAAGAAGGAGGCCTTGCGGCGGGCGCAGGACATGCTCGGCTTCGTCGGTATGCCCCGGCCCGCCGAGCGCATGGGGAACTACCCCCACCAGCTCTCCGGCGGGATGCGTCAGCGCGTCGCCATCGCCATGGCGCTGGTCTGCGAACCGAAGCTCCTCATCGCGGACGAGCCCACCACGGCCCTGGACGTGACGACACAGCACCAGATCCTGGAGCTCATCGACGATCTGCGGACCAGGCTCGGCATGGCGATGATCCTCGTCACCCACGACCTCGGCGTCATCGCCCACCGGGTGGACCGCGTCGCCGTGATGTACGCGGGGAAGGTCGCGGAGGAGGCCGCCGTCGAGGACCTGTTCAGCCGCCCCCGCCACCGCTACACCGAGGCGCTCTTCGCCGCGCTGCCCGAACGCGCGGCCGACGGCGCGACGCGTCTGCACACGATCAACGGACTGCCCCCGGTCCTGACCGTCCGGCCCACCGGCTGCCGGTTCGCGCCGCGCTGCACCTTCGCCACGGACGAGTGCCGCGGCGAGGAGCCGCAGCTCGCGGACGACGGCGGCAGCGGCGCGTCGCACCGGTTCGCCTGCTTCCACCCCGTACCGGACAGGGACGCCTCGGCCGACGAGGTCATCGTCCCGGCCGAGGCGGCGCGGCGCGAGCAGGCCCCGGGCGAAGTGCTGCTGGAGCTGGAAGGCCTCCGCAAGGACTTCCCCCTGGCCGGCGGTGCCTTCACCCGCCGCAAGGGAACGGTCAGCGCGGTGGGCGGTGTCTCACTGACCGTCCGCAGGGGCGAGACCTACGGAATGGTCGGAGAGTCCGGCTGCGGCAAGACCACCCTGGGCCGGATCGTCGCGGGTCTTGAGAACCCCACCGCGGGCACCGTGCGCTTCGAGGGCAGGGACACCGCGGCCATGTCCCGCTCGGAGCGCCGGGCCCACCGCCGGGACATCCAGCTGATGTTCCAGGACTCCACCGCCGCCATGGACCCGAGGATGCGCGTCGGTGACCTGCTGCGCGAGCCCCTCGTCATCCAGGGTGTCGGCAACCGCGAGGAGCAGGAGAAGGTGATCGCGGGACTCCTGGACTCCGTGGGCCTGCCCCGCGGCGCCGTACACCGCTACCCCCACGAGTTCTCCGGCGGACAGCGCCAGCGCCTGGGCCTGGCCCGCGCACTGACGCTCTCGCCCGACCTCGTGGTGGCCGACGAACCCGTCTCGGCGCTCGACGTCTCCGTACAGGCGCAGATCCTCAACCTCATGCGGGAACTCCAGCGCGACCGGGGACTCACCTACCTGTTCATCTCGCACGACCTCGCCGTGGTGCGCTATCTCGCCGACACCGTGGGCGTCATGTACCTGGGCAAGCTCGTGGAGCAGGGCCCCGCCGAGGAGGTGTACGCCAACCCGCTGCACCCCTACACCCGAGGGCTCCTCGACACCGTCAGCGTGCCCGACCCCGGGGCCTCCGTCGCGCAGGACCGCGCACCACTGGCGGGCGAGACACCCTCTGCCGCGGAGCCGCCGTCCGGATGCCGGTTCAGGACGCGCTGCCCGATCGCCCAGGACATCTGCGCCACCACGGAACCGGTGGCCTCCACCCCCGCGGGGCCGGACCATCAGGTCGCCTGCCACTTCCCGCTGACCGTGGCCGGTACGGCGAAGGAGACGGCCACAGCGGTCTGA
- a CDS encoding EfeM/EfeO family lipoprotein: protein MAEGQAPPVKGGRRRRRAVAIGAAVAAVCVAGAVVFLTATPDPARQRASGDGLPHTTVEVSTGGCGKGWDRPKGGAQVFDLHSTLNRAAEVYLTDTRTGAVHGEVEGLAPGTSRPLSVTLGNGTYAFRCLPDDVDALTGPTVRVTGAPGPGGPAVAPVNQHDLIPPTISYQKWVGRRMNGLVSAVGELREAIERSDLRAARSRWLTAHLDYERMGAAYGAFGDADGAINGTDAGLAEGVDDVRFTGFHRLEHGLWHGESATELRPVAARLAKDVRGLRDDWGEQRMDPLDLGLRAHEILENTLQFELTARTDFGSGTNLATARANLDGTRTVLRFLRPLLTSRDHDLPLLTSWLDRTETSLDAQHRHGTWTPLDRLDRRARARVDADLGRTVELLADVAAVCDVRRTT from the coding sequence ATGGCTGAGGGGCAGGCACCGCCGGTGAAGGGCGGTCGACGTCGTCGGCGGGCGGTCGCGATCGGCGCGGCGGTGGCGGCGGTGTGCGTGGCCGGAGCCGTCGTGTTCCTCACGGCGACCCCTGACCCCGCGCGGCAGCGGGCGAGCGGCGACGGTCTGCCGCACACCACCGTCGAGGTCTCCACCGGGGGCTGCGGGAAGGGCTGGGACCGTCCGAAGGGCGGCGCCCAGGTGTTCGACCTGCACAGCACCCTCAACCGCGCCGCCGAGGTCTACCTCACCGACACACGTACCGGCGCGGTCCACGGTGAGGTCGAAGGGCTCGCCCCCGGCACCTCCCGACCGCTCAGCGTCACACTCGGCAACGGCACGTACGCCTTTCGCTGTCTGCCCGACGACGTCGACGCCCTCACGGGGCCCACCGTCCGCGTCACCGGGGCGCCCGGCCCCGGCGGGCCCGCCGTCGCCCCGGTCAACCAGCACGACCTCATCCCGCCCACGATCAGCTACCAGAAGTGGGTCGGGCGGCGGATGAACGGCCTCGTCTCCGCAGTCGGCGAACTGCGGGAGGCGATCGAGCGGAGCGACCTCAGGGCGGCGCGCTCACGGTGGCTCACCGCCCATCTCGACTACGAGCGGATGGGCGCGGCGTACGGCGCCTTCGGCGACGCGGACGGGGCGATCAACGGTACGGACGCGGGGCTCGCCGAAGGCGTGGACGACGTGCGGTTCACCGGCTTCCACCGGCTCGAACACGGTCTGTGGCACGGCGAGTCCGCCACGGAGCTCCGGCCGGTCGCGGCCCGGCTCGCCAAGGACGTGCGCGGTCTGCGCGACGACTGGGGCGAGCAGCGCATGGACCCGCTGGATCTGGGGCTCAGAGCCCACGAGATCCTGGAGAACACCCTCCAGTTCGAGCTGACCGCGCGCACCGACTTCGGCAGCGGGACGAATCTGGCCACGGCGCGCGCGAATCTCGACGGCACCCGTACGGTGCTGCGGTTCCTGCGCCCGCTGCTGACCTCCCGTGACCACGATCTGCCCCTGCTCACGAGCTGGCTCGACCGCACAGAGACCTCTCTGGACGCCCAGCACCGGCACGGGACATGGACCCCGCTCGACCGGCTCGACCGCCGTGCGCGGGCACGCGTCGACGCCGATCTCGGGCGGACGGTGGAGCTCCTGGCCGATGTGGCGGCCGTCTGTGACGTACGGAGGACGACGTGA
- the efeB gene encoding iron uptake transporter deferrochelatase/peroxidase subunit has protein sequence MNGRQGAGAPRGRRTASTRRGFLRGTAVVGAGLVAGDAAGGAAAASATPRVPFHGAHQTAILTPPRPASAFVSFDVTAENRGELADLLRTVTTRARFLTAGGPPPSAGITAPPTDSGTLGPEVPADGLTVTVAAGASLFDDRFGLAKARPRRLVTMEPFADDDLDPDQCHGDLSVQFCARRQDTVLHALRDVARHTRGGMRARWRVDGFSGAPRPSGTPRNHMGFKDGTANPDTADRREMDRLVWAGDDEPAWASGGSYQAVRLIRMLVEFWDRVSLTEQERMFGRRRDNGAPLDGSHEHDEPHYAQDPKGDVIPLDSHIRTANPRTATTEGRRILRRSYNYDRGLDSNGNLDMGLLFCCYQRDLERQFVTVQKSLAGEPLTDYISPFGGGYFFALPGVRNQHDWLGRALLS, from the coding sequence ATGAACGGTCGGCAGGGTGCGGGTGCTCCGCGCGGTCGGCGTACGGCGAGTACCCGGCGGGGTTTCCTGCGCGGCACGGCCGTCGTGGGGGCCGGTCTGGTCGCGGGGGACGCGGCAGGGGGCGCCGCCGCCGCGTCGGCGACCCCGCGTGTCCCCTTCCACGGGGCGCACCAGACGGCCATTCTGACGCCGCCGCGGCCCGCGTCCGCCTTCGTCTCCTTCGACGTCACGGCGGAGAACCGCGGCGAACTCGCCGACCTGCTGCGCACGGTCACCACCCGCGCGCGTTTCCTCACGGCGGGCGGCCCTCCCCCGTCCGCCGGTATCACCGCGCCACCCACCGATTCCGGGACCCTGGGCCCCGAGGTGCCCGCCGACGGACTGACGGTGACCGTCGCCGCCGGAGCCTCCCTCTTCGACGACCGTTTCGGTCTCGCGAAGGCCAGACCGCGGCGCCTGGTGACGATGGAGCCGTTCGCCGACGACGATCTGGACCCCGACCAGTGCCACGGCGACCTGAGCGTGCAGTTCTGCGCCCGACGCCAGGACACCGTGCTGCACGCCCTGCGTGATGTCGCGCGCCACACAAGGGGCGGGATGCGGGCGCGCTGGCGTGTCGACGGTTTCTCGGGGGCGCCCCGCCCTTCGGGGACGCCCCGCAACCACATGGGTTTCAAGGACGGCACGGCCAACCCTGACACCGCCGACCGGCGCGAGATGGACCGGCTGGTGTGGGCGGGGGACGATGAGCCCGCCTGGGCCTCGGGCGGCAGTTATCAGGCGGTCCGGCTGATCAGGATGCTGGTGGAGTTCTGGGACCGGGTCTCGCTGACGGAGCAGGAGCGGATGTTCGGCCGCCGCCGCGACAACGGGGCACCGCTCGACGGCAGTCACGAGCACGACGAGCCGCACTACGCGCAGGACCCCAAGGGGGATGTGATCCCGCTCGACAGCCATATCCGTACCGCCAATCCGCGTACCGCGACGACGGAAGGGCGACGCATACTGCGCCGCAGCTACAACTACGACCGGGGCCTCGACAGCAACGGCAACCTCGACATGGGGCTGCTCTTCTGCTGCTACCAGCGGGACCTGGAGCGGCAGTTCGTGACCGTGCAGAAGAGTCTCGCGGGTGAGCCCCTCACGGACTACATCTCCCCCTTCGGTGGCGGCTACTTCTTCGCCCTGCCCGGGGTGCGGAACCAACACGACTGGCTCGGACGTGCGTTGTTGAGCTGA
- a CDS encoding ABC transporter permease — translation MTSTTTVPATAPGHEEADRATPSLARRTLRVFRGNKLALAGVILLALLLLFCYLGPLIVPTEQVHTDLAHANLAPGASGHLLGTTDLGYDMVGRLMVAGRTSLEIGLAAGLLATVFGTIYGAVAGYFGGWVDAVMMRVTDAALAIPAMFLLVVVAAIITPSKGVLIVIIAAVAWLSPARLVRGEALSLRNREYVQAMRMMGGGGARAVFKHIVPNAIGTVIVNCTFQIADAILYVSYLAFLGLSIPPPSADWGSMLSSGITYTQNGYWWLIFPPGIAIVLVVAAFNFIGDGLRDAFEVRLRK, via the coding sequence ATGACAAGCACCACGACCGTCCCCGCCACCGCACCGGGACACGAAGAGGCGGACCGCGCCACCCCCTCCCTGGCCCGGCGTACCCTGCGCGTCTTCCGCGGCAACAAACTGGCCCTCGCGGGCGTGATCCTCCTCGCCCTGCTGCTCCTCTTCTGCTACCTCGGCCCGCTGATCGTGCCGACGGAACAGGTCCACACCGACCTGGCCCACGCCAACCTGGCGCCCGGCGCCTCCGGCCACCTGCTCGGCACCACCGACCTCGGCTACGACATGGTCGGACGGCTGATGGTCGCGGGGCGCACCTCGCTGGAGATCGGCCTGGCCGCGGGGCTCCTCGCCACTGTCTTCGGCACCATCTACGGAGCGGTCGCCGGCTACTTCGGTGGCTGGGTCGACGCCGTGATGATGCGCGTCACCGACGCGGCGCTCGCCATCCCCGCGATGTTCCTGCTGGTCGTCGTCGCCGCCATCATCACGCCCAGCAAGGGCGTCCTCATCGTCATCATCGCGGCCGTCGCCTGGCTCTCCCCGGCGAGGCTGGTGCGCGGCGAGGCACTCTCCCTGCGCAACCGCGAATACGTCCAGGCCATGCGGATGATGGGCGGCGGCGGGGCCCGCGCGGTCTTCAAGCACATCGTGCCGAACGCCATCGGCACCGTCATCGTCAACTGCACCTTCCAGATAGCCGACGCCATCCTCTACGTCAGCTATCTGGCCTTCCTGGGGCTCAGCATCCCGCCGCCGTCGGCGGACTGGGGATCGATGCTGTCCTCCGGCATCACGTACACCCAGAACGGCTACTGGTGGCTGATCTTCCCGCCGGGCATCGCGATCGTGCTGGTCGTCGCCGCGTTCAACTTCATCGGCGACGGACTGCGGGACGCGTTCGAAGTGCGGCTGCGCAAGTGA
- a CDS encoding phospholipase C, which produces MARDERSRKRERRRAVRLGALAAAAGLAVLGGAWPSSAVAPTGGKAPAHSRTATPVKHLVVIFDENISFDHYFATYPHATNEDGARFTASKRTPKRVDTLENAGLIRKNPNQYTPGRLNSGQKVTCDQNHNYANEQYAYNSGRLDKFVENTDSGKCSGNLYGEPGLVMDYYDGNTVTGIWNYAQHYAMSDRSFSDVYGPSSPGAINVISGNTHGIFSTDPTTGSENPKQTAKPDAYAVQSPDKHGVGTMINDPDPAYDDCSGKDHTATSSLAGFKGRNIGDLLNKKQVSWGWFQGGFRPGTAWDGDQDHYAKCADITHANAGGEQVEDYSPHHEPFQYYRSTANPHHLPPRSVKEIGHDGRANHQYDLTDFDAALKTANLPSVSYLKAPAYQDGHAGYSSPMDEQHFLTGTINKIQKSPQWKDTAVVLAYDDSDGWYDHAYAKITNGSRDTTKASSGKPTDAPACRAAKPAAGGHLDRCGPGPRQPLLVVSPYSKVNAVDHTPTQQSSIVRFIEDNWSTGRIGDTSFDSGAHSLGGLFDFRHPHHERVLLNSDGSVKSITRTPDHVPVAAAAAVDAAQYTTPDIELAAGASAGDGSVALATAVGGVVVLGGLSVTFALRRRRTRL; this is translated from the coding sequence ATGGCCAGGGACGAACGGTCACGGAAGAGGGAGCGCCGCCGGGCGGTCCGGCTGGGAGCGCTGGCGGCGGCTGCGGGGCTCGCCGTACTGGGTGGGGCCTGGCCGTCCTCGGCCGTCGCACCGACAGGGGGGAAGGCCCCCGCGCACAGCCGTACCGCGACACCGGTGAAGCACCTGGTGGTCATCTTCGACGAGAACATCTCCTTCGACCACTACTTCGCGACCTACCCGCACGCGACCAACGAGGACGGCGCCCGGTTCACCGCGTCGAAGCGGACCCCGAAGCGCGTGGACACGCTGGAGAACGCGGGGCTCATCAGGAAGAACCCGAACCAGTACACCCCGGGGCGTCTCAACTCCGGGCAGAAGGTCACCTGCGACCAGAACCACAACTACGCCAACGAGCAGTACGCCTACAACAGCGGCAGGCTCGACAAGTTCGTGGAGAACACCGACTCGGGCAAGTGCTCGGGCAATCTCTACGGCGAGCCCGGTCTCGTCATGGACTACTACGACGGGAACACCGTCACCGGGATCTGGAACTACGCCCAGCACTACGCGATGAGCGACCGTTCCTTCAGTGACGTCTACGGCCCCTCCTCCCCCGGCGCCATCAATGTCATCTCGGGCAACACCCACGGCATCTTCTCCACCGACCCCACCACGGGCAGCGAGAACCCGAAGCAGACCGCGAAGCCAGACGCCTACGCGGTCCAGTCCCCCGACAAACACGGCGTCGGCACGATGATCAACGACCCCGATCCGGCCTACGACGACTGCTCGGGCAAGGACCACACCGCCACCAGCTCGCTGGCCGGTTTCAAGGGACGCAACATCGGTGACCTCCTCAACAAGAAGCAGGTGAGCTGGGGCTGGTTCCAGGGCGGATTCCGTCCCGGCACGGCGTGGGACGGCGACCAGGACCACTACGCGAAGTGCGCCGACATCACCCACGCCAACGCCGGAGGTGAGCAGGTCGAGGACTACAGCCCCCACCACGAGCCCTTCCAGTACTACAGGTCGACGGCCAACCCCCACCATCTGCCGCCGAGGAGCGTCAAGGAGATCGGGCACGACGGCCGGGCCAACCACCAGTACGACCTGACCGACTTCGACGCCGCACTCAAGACGGCGAACCTCCCCTCGGTCAGCTACCTCAAGGCGCCGGCCTACCAGGACGGCCACGCGGGCTACTCCTCCCCGATGGACGAGCAGCACTTCCTGACCGGCACGATCAACAAGATCCAGAAGTCGCCGCAGTGGAAGGACACCGCTGTCGTTCTGGCCTACGACGACTCGGACGGCTGGTACGACCACGCGTACGCGAAGATCACCAACGGTTCCAGGGACACCACGAAGGCGTCGAGCGGCAAGCCCACCGACGCGCCCGCCTGCCGGGCGGCGAAACCCGCGGCGGGCGGCCATCTCGACCGGTGTGGCCCTGGTCCGCGCCAGCCGCTGCTGGTGGTCTCCCCGTACAGCAAGGTCAACGCGGTCGACCACACCCCGACCCAGCAGTCGTCGATCGTGCGGTTCATCGAGGACAACTGGTCCACGGGCAGGATCGGGGACACGTCCTTCGACAGCGGGGCCCATTCGCTGGGCGGGCTGTTCGACTTCCGCCACCCTCACCACGAGCGGGTCCTCCTGAACAGCGACGGGTCGGTCAAGTCGATCACCAGGACACCGGATCATGTGCCGGTCGCCGCCGCCGCGGCGGTGGACGCGGCGCAGTACACCACCCCGGACATCGAACTGGCCGCGGGCGCCTCGGCCGGTGACGGTTCAGTGGCTCTCGCGACGGCGGTCGGCGGGGTCGTGGTACTCGGCGGTCTCTCGGTGACCTTCGCTCTGCGCAGGCGGCGGACGCGGCTGTAG
- a CDS encoding polysaccharide lyase 8 family protein, which produces MSPSPSHLNRRTLLAAGAAAALVPAVTGAGPAEAASGPAGSAPAAEGPYETLLARAARLLVGDDFDPADPDFAPALAALEKTATDLWTRLDRSASRTALWEDLSPVTAEGNFGQSYTRLRTVATAWATPGTSLSGSAEVSKALVAALRLLGERAYHAQAKETGNWWFWEIGAPRALLDTCVLLRGALPAADLAAWLATVDRFCADPDRRTNSPGLAETGANRSDKCVIVALRGLLGGEAAKLVLARDGMSDVRDSGRNSLLRYVESGDGFYEDGSFVQHDAVAYTGSYGSVMLGGAAQLIALLAGSEWAVTDPKVSVVYEAVERCFVPVVFDGLMMDALRGRAVSRQRETDAAAGGAVISGVLLLAESAPAELARKWRATVKGWLRRDDSGRALAQAGIAQVARVKALLADDAVPAAGRTSGHTVFADMDRVVHRRPGWALALSLSSRRIAAYEAGNGENLHGWYTGDGMTYLYAGDGYGQFGDGFWPTVDPYRLPGTTVDTRARSDAGTGAGTGLYRPSNQVAGGAVLEDRFGVSAMELIGEGSSLRAKKAWFTLDNAVVALGAGISATDGRTIETTVENRVTGAGGSHRLLVDAVPQPAREGWSRRFDRLGWAHVEGVGGYVFPAAGDGLRALREDRTGSWRDIDTGADTGGDASALTRRYLTLWFDHGVSPTDASYAYVLLPGASAAATAGWQLSRPVRIVVNSPQAQAVEVRRYGLTAAHFWQAGSAAGIECDGPASVLVRRDGRGASVAVADSGRTGERVTVRLPFPVRSVTSADETVSVTVGRRPTVTVTVGGSRGHTHQAVLA; this is translated from the coding sequence GTGTCCCCATCCCCTTCGCACCTCAACAGACGGACGCTGCTCGCGGCGGGCGCAGCCGCCGCACTCGTCCCGGCCGTGACCGGGGCCGGCCCGGCCGAAGCCGCCTCAGGACCGGCCGGGTCCGCGCCCGCGGCCGAGGGCCCGTACGAGACACTCCTCGCGCGGGCCGCGCGGCTCCTGGTGGGCGACGACTTCGACCCGGCGGACCCCGATTTCGCGCCCGCCCTCGCCGCGTTGGAGAAGACGGCCACCGACCTCTGGACCCGGCTGGACCGCTCGGCGTCGAGGACCGCGCTGTGGGAGGACCTCTCCCCCGTCACCGCGGAGGGCAACTTCGGCCAGAGCTACACCCGGCTGCGTACGGTGGCCACGGCCTGGGCGACGCCGGGGACCTCACTCTCGGGCTCGGCGGAGGTGTCGAAGGCCCTCGTGGCGGCGCTGCGCCTCCTCGGCGAACGGGCCTATCACGCGCAGGCCAAGGAGACGGGCAACTGGTGGTTCTGGGAGATCGGCGCACCCCGCGCGCTGCTCGACACCTGTGTGCTGCTGCGCGGCGCGCTTCCCGCCGCCGATCTGGCCGCCTGGCTGGCGACCGTCGACCGGTTCTGCGCCGACCCCGACCGGCGTACCAACTCCCCCGGCCTGGCCGAGACGGGAGCCAACCGCTCGGACAAGTGCGTGATCGTGGCACTCAGGGGGCTGCTCGGCGGCGAGGCCGCCAAGCTCGTACTCGCCCGTGACGGCATGTCCGACGTGCGGGACTCGGGGAGGAACAGCCTCCTTCGGTACGTGGAGTCGGGCGACGGGTTCTACGAGGACGGTTCCTTCGTGCAGCACGACGCGGTGGCGTACACCGGGTCGTACGGCAGCGTGATGCTGGGCGGCGCCGCGCAGCTCATAGCTCTCCTCGCGGGCTCGGAGTGGGCCGTCACCGACCCCAAGGTCTCGGTCGTGTACGAGGCGGTGGAACGGTGTTTCGTGCCGGTGGTCTTCGACGGGCTGATGATGGACGCGCTGCGGGGACGCGCGGTGTCGCGGCAGCGGGAGACGGACGCAGCCGCCGGTGGCGCGGTGATCTCCGGCGTTCTGCTGCTCGCCGAGTCGGCGCCGGCCGAGCTGGCACGGAAGTGGCGCGCGACGGTGAAGGGCTGGCTGCGCAGGGACGACTCGGGGCGCGCTCTCGCGCAGGCCGGAATCGCGCAAGTGGCCCGCGTGAAGGCGCTGCTCGCGGACGACGCCGTGCCGGCTGCCGGGCGCACGAGCGGCCACACCGTCTTCGCCGACATGGACCGGGTGGTGCACCGCAGGCCGGGGTGGGCACTCGCGCTCTCGCTGTCGTCCCGCCGGATCGCCGCCTACGAGGCGGGGAACGGTGAGAACCTGCACGGCTGGTACACCGGTGACGGCATGACCTACCTGTACGCCGGTGACGGCTACGGGCAGTTCGGGGACGGCTTCTGGCCCACCGTCGACCCGTACCGGCTTCCCGGCACCACCGTGGACACCAGGGCCAGGTCGGACGCGGGGACGGGCGCGGGCACCGGCCTGTACCGGCCGTCGAACCAGGTGGCGGGCGGCGCCGTGCTGGAGGACAGGTTCGGCGTCTCCGCCATGGAACTGATCGGCGAGGGCAGTTCACTGCGGGCCAAGAAGGCGTGGTTCACGCTGGACAACGCGGTCGTCGCCCTCGGCGCGGGCATCTCCGCGACGGACGGCCGCACCATCGAGACCACGGTGGAGAATCGAGTGACGGGCGCGGGCGGGTCGCACCGGCTGCTGGTGGACGCGGTGCCGCAGCCGGCGCGCGAGGGTTGGTCGCGGCGGTTCGACCGGCTCGGCTGGGCCCATGTCGAGGGCGTGGGAGGTTATGTCTTCCCCGCGGCCGGGGACGGGCTGCGGGCGCTGCGCGAGGACCGCACAGGGTCCTGGCGCGACATCGACACGGGCGCCGACACCGGGGGCGACGCGAGCGCGCTGACCCGCCGCTATCTCACCCTCTGGTTCGACCATGGCGTCTCCCCCACCGACGCCTCCTACGCCTATGTACTGCTGCCCGGTGCCTCGGCCGCCGCGACCGCCGGGTGGCAGCTCTCCAGGCCGGTCAGGATCGTGGTCAACTCGCCACAGGCGCAGGCCGTCGAGGTCCGGCGGTACGGTCTGACCGCCGCGCACTTCTGGCAGGCGGGCAGCGCCGCCGGGATCGAGTGCGACGGCCCGGCCTCCGTCCTCGTCCGGCGCGACGGCCGAGGTGCCTCGGTCGCCGTCGCCGACTCCGGCCGTACGGGCGAGCGGGTCACCGTGCGGCTTCCCTTCCCCGTGCGTTCCGTGACCAGCGCCGACGAGACCGTCTCCGTCACGGTCGGGCGGCGCCCCACGGTGACGGTCACGGTCGGGGGGTCTCGTGGTCACACCCATCAGGCGGTGCTGGCCTGA